One segment of Solanum lycopersicum chromosome 1, SLM_r2.1 DNA contains the following:
- the LOC101259072 gene encoding pentatricopeptide repeat-containing protein At3g48810 — MYLKDGCSLLLKVQKRSLPLILNNVNASFNVDQFNGGKTPVELKEFDVLKRLKYDENISNALEYFKWVANSTFFKHTPLTYKIMMEKLGQHQEMDSVQYLLQQMKLEGISCSEDIFISVIDSYRRGNTAEQALKTFYRIQDFGCKPTVRIYNHLLDALLSEDRFHMINPIYNNMKKDGVVPNVYTHNILLKALCKNNRVDGALKLLMEMSNKVCSPDEVSYTTIVSSLCKFGKVREAREVAMRFTPTVPAYNALINGLCKEYNTKEAVDLLNEMAYKGVDPNVITYTTLLNAFADQGNIGLSFAMLSKMFVSGCSPNIHSFTCLIKGNSLLGQWYEALHVWDGMIKEGILPNVVAYNALLHGLCLAGNMNMALSVYSAMETSDCLPNSTTYSTLIDGFAKSGDVIKASEIWNRMINHGCHPNVVVYTCMVDVLCRNFMFEQAYSLLDHMVIENCPPNTITFNTFIKGLCCSGRIEWAVMLYNQMERFGCSGNTTSYNELLDGLFKCNNLTVALQLVREMEEKNIEFNLVTYNTIASGLCHMGMLEEAVKLVAKMLVKGIRPDVLTFNILMNAYCKGGKVESAKQLLNAMSQVGLRPGFISYTCLIDGLCSWVGLEAAICCLQKMINDGIPPKISTWNVLVRHLFSKIGYGSALEYLDSILAAD; from the coding sequence ATGTACTTGAAAGATGGATGTTCCTTGTTGTTGAAAGTCCAAAAAAGGTCTCTTCCTTTAATCCTCAACAATGTAAACGCAAGTTTCAATGTTGATCAATTTAATGGTGGTAAAACTCCCGTTGAGCTCAAAGAATTTGATGTATTAAAGAGATtgaaatatgatgaaaatatttcaaatgcTTTAGAGTATTTCAAATGGGTTGCTAATTCAACATTTTTCAAGCACACCCctttaacatataaaataatgatgGAAAAACTTGGGCAACACCAGGAGATGGATAGTGTTCAATACCTCTTGCAACAGATGAAATTAGAAGGTATTAGTTGTTCCGAAGATATATTTATCAGTGTGATTGATTCGTATAGGAGAGGTAACACAGCAGAGCAAGCATTGAAGACATTCTACAGGATACAGGATTTTGGGTGTAAGCCTACAGTTAGGATATATAATCATCTGTTAGATGCTTTGCTTAGTGAGGATAGGTTTCACATGATTAAtcctatttataataacatGAAGAAAGATGGGGTTGTTCCCAATGTGTATACTCATAACATTCTTTTGAAAGCATTGTGCAAGAATAATAGGGTAGATGGAGCTCTGAAGTTACTCATGGAAATGTCGAACAAGGTGTGTTCTCCTGATGAAGTGAGCTATACAACAATTGTGTCTTCCTTGTGTAAGTTTGGTAAAGTAAGAGAAGCCAGAGAAGTGGCCATGAGATTCACTCCCACTGTTCCTGCTTATAATGCTCTGATAAATGGGCTTTGTAAGGAATATAATACTAAGGAGGCAGTTGATTTGTTGAATGAGATGGCTTACAAGGGAGTTGATCCTAATGTCATCACGTACACTacccttttaaatgcatttgCTGACCAAGGAAATATTGGTCTTTCTTTTGCTATGCTGAGCAAGATGTTTGTTAGTGGCTGTTCTCCAAATATTCATTCGTTTACTTGTTTGATTAAGGGAAATTCATTATTGGGACAATGGTATGAAGCTCTTCATGTGTGGGATGGTATGATCAAAGAGGGAATTTTGCCCAATGTTGTAGCATATAATGCACTTCTTCATGGTCTGTGTTTGGCTGGTAATATGAATATGGCTCTGTCTGTTTATAGTGCAATGGAAACAAGTGACTGCCTTCCAAATTCGACAACCTACAGCACCCTCATTGATGGATTTGCCAAATCCGGAGATGTGATTAAAGCATCTGAGATATGGAATAGGATGATAAATCATGGTTGCCATCCAAATGTTGTTGTATATACATGTATGGTTGATGTACTCTGCAGGAATTTCATGTTTGAACAAGCTTACAGTCTTCTAGATCACATGGTAATAGAAAATTGCCCACCAAATACCATTACTTTTAACACATTTATCAAAGGTTTGTGTTGTAGTGGTAGAATTGAATGGGCAGTGATGCTATATAATCAAATGGAAAGATTTGGTTGCTCAGGTAATACTACCTCATATAATGAGTTGTTGGATGGGTTGTTCAAATGTAACAACCTGACGGTAGCACTTCAGCTTGTTAGGGAAATggaggaaaaaaatattgaatttaatttagTCACGTACAACACTATAGCATCTGGTCTCTGCCATATGGGGATGCTTGAGGAAGCCGTAAAACTTGTGGCAAAAATGCTGGTTAAGGGAATAAGACCTGATGTTCTCACGTTCAACATACTTATGAATGCGTACTGTAAGGGTGGTAAGGTTGAATCTGCAAAACAACTTCTGAATGCTATGAGTCAAGTCGGCTTGCGTCCAGGTTTCATATCCTATACCTGTCTGATAGATGGACTGTGCAGTTGGGTTGGTCTGGAAGCTGCAATCTGTTGCCTCCAGAAGATGAtaaatgatggcattccacccAAGATATCGACATGGAATGTTCTGGTCCGTCATTTGTTTAGCAAGATTGGCTATGGAAGTGCACTAGAATATCTAGATAGTATATTGGCAGCAGACTGA
- the LOC101245198 gene encoding ribosomal protein S6-like protein, which produces MESLLLTSSPDIGKLLSSSSSSSCKCYPSVSASGHPSFFLYFPHKNNRIPSVIVSASNKKKKKSDSHSFIPKPDEATGPFPEAVLLRERKVQEDGRLVPEFADAEEEELFEALNLQLESDLNVEQMRHYEVVYLIHEDREDEVESVNANVQEFLKEKKGRLWRFSDWGMRRLAYKIQKASRAHYILMNFELEAKWINDFKSMLDKDERVIRHLVMKRDKAETEDCPPPPEFHTTGAGTDDENEEDMDDYDDDNFEGEDDIDMEFNDDDYTDGVILVDVDDDVDDRNSRNRRQIDTHKTGKRKVSV; this is translated from the exons ATGGAGTCCCTCCTTCTTACCTCTTCACCTGATATCGGGAAGTTGCTCAGCTCCTCTTCCTCCTCTTCTTGTAAATGTTATCCTTCAGTTTCAGCAAGTGGGCACCCTTCTTTCTTCCTATATTTTCCCCACAAGAACAACCGAATTCCCTCTGTTATTGTTTCAGCAtcaaacaagaagaagaagaaatctgACTCCCACAGCTTTATTCCTAAACCTGATGAAGCCACTGGTCCTTTTCCCGAAGCTGTGCTCCTTAGAGAG AGGAAGGTCCAAGAAGATGGTAGACTTGTACCTGAGTTTGCAGATGCTGAAGAGG AGGAACTGTTTGAGGCTCTAAATCTGCAGTTGGAAAGTGATCTGAATGTGGAACAGA TGCGACACTATGAAGTGGTGTATCTGATTCATGAGGATCGTGAAGATGAGGTTGAGAGTGTGAATGCTAATGTTCAAG AATTTTTGAAAGAGAAGAAAGGGAGGTTGTGGAGATTCAGTGATTGGGGTATGCGTAGACTGGCATATAAGATTCAGAAAGCATCACGAGCTCATTacattttgatgaattttgagttGGAAGCCAAATGGATTAATGATTTCAAGAGCATGCTTGACAAAGATGAGAGAGTCATTCGACATCTTGTGATGAAGCGGGACAAGGCAGAAACAGAGGATTGTCCTCCACCTCCCGAGTTCCATACCACGGGTGCTGGTACagatgatgaaaatgaagaggatatggatgattatgatgatgacaATTTCGAGGGTGAGGATGATATAGATATGGAatttaatgatgatgattatacagaTGGTGTTATTCTTGTGGATGTTGACGACGATGTAGATGATAGGAACAGTAGAAACCGTCGACAAATTGATACACACAAGACGGGGAAAAGGAAAGTGAGTGTGTGA